The Alkalilimnicola sp. S0819 genome includes a region encoding these proteins:
- the mmsB gene encoding 3-hydroxyisobutyrate dehydrogenase: protein MAKIGFIGLGNMGGPMAANLVRAGHEVSGFDLAATAVEKFTAAGGRGAASAEEAVVGAEVVISMLPAGRHVAGLYLGERGLLARLPPGTLVIDSSTIDAETARQVAAAAVERDLAMIDAPVSGGVAGAAAGTLTFICGGEEATLERARAILEPMAKAVFHAGGAGAGQVAKMCNNMLLGILMTGTAEALSLGEANGLDPAVLSEIMKASSGNNWALQVYNPWPGVMENAPASRDYQGGFAVDLIAKDLGLANGAALNSATGIPLGALVRQLYLTHAKQGAGGKDFSSILAFLRGERPG, encoded by the coding sequence ATGGCGAAGATAGGCTTTATTGGTCTGGGCAATATGGGTGGGCCCATGGCGGCGAACCTGGTCCGAGCCGGGCACGAGGTGAGCGGCTTCGATCTGGCCGCGACCGCGGTGGAAAAATTCACGGCCGCGGGCGGGCGCGGCGCGGCGTCCGCCGAGGAGGCGGTGGTGGGCGCCGAGGTGGTGATCTCCATGTTGCCCGCCGGCCGACATGTGGCGGGTCTTTATCTGGGCGAGCGGGGTCTGCTGGCGCGACTGCCTCCGGGCACGCTGGTGATCGACAGCTCCACCATCGATGCCGAGACCGCTCGCCAAGTGGCCGCGGCCGCTGTCGAGCGGGATCTGGCCATGATCGACGCGCCGGTCTCCGGCGGTGTGGCGGGTGCGGCGGCCGGCACCCTGACCTTCATCTGCGGCGGCGAGGAAGCCACCCTGGAGCGGGCGCGCGCTATCCTGGAGCCCATGGCCAAGGCCGTGTTCCACGCCGGTGGGGCCGGCGCGGGGCAGGTGGCGAAGATGTGCAACAACATGCTGCTCGGCATTCTCATGACCGGTACCGCCGAGGCGCTGAGCCTGGGCGAGGCCAACGGACTGGACCCGGCGGTGCTCTCCGAGATCATGAAAGCGAGCTCCGGCAACAACTGGGCGCTGCAGGTCTACAACCCCTGGCCCGGGGTGATGGAGAACGCGCCGGCGAGTCGTGACTACCAGGGCGGCTTCGCGGTGGACCTGATCGCCAAGGATCTGGGCCTGGCCAATGGCGCGGCCCTGAACAGTGCCACCGGCATTCCGCTGGGTGCGCTGGTGCGCCAGCTGTACCTCACCCACGCCAAGCAGGGCGCGGGCGGCAAGGATTTTTCCAGCATTCTGGCGTTTCTGCGCGGCGAGCGGCCAGGCTGA
- a CDS encoding DODA-type extradiol aromatic ring-opening family dioxygenase, whose translation MSHANTSPGNTPRQPTLFIPHGAGPCFFMDWNPPDTWDGMARFLSGVADTLPARPRAILMVSAHWLMPSFSVTAGEQPKLIYDYHGFPSHTYALNYPAPGAPSLATRVRALLSEAGLDSREDAERGFDHGMFVPLKLMFPAADVPVVQLSLRENLDPAAHLAAGRALAPLREEGVLIVGSGMSFHNMRGYGDAHFTAPSEAFDEWLSGAVSADPEARHAALCDWADAPHARECHPPSLEEHLIPLMVAAGAAGTDPGRKVYSEQVLKTQLSAFRFG comes from the coding sequence ATGAGCCACGCAAACACGTCACCCGGCAACACCCCGCGCCAGCCCACGCTATTCATCCCCCACGGCGCGGGACCCTGCTTTTTCATGGATTGGAACCCGCCCGACACCTGGGACGGCATGGCACGCTTTCTCTCCGGGGTCGCCGACACGCTACCGGCCCGGCCGCGGGCGATCCTGATGGTCTCCGCCCACTGGCTGATGCCGTCGTTCAGCGTCACCGCCGGGGAACAACCGAAGCTGATCTACGACTACCACGGTTTTCCCAGCCACACCTACGCACTGAACTACCCGGCGCCCGGCGCACCGTCGCTCGCCACGCGGGTCCGGGCGCTTCTGTCCGAGGCCGGCCTGGACAGCCGCGAGGACGCCGAGCGAGGCTTCGATCACGGCATGTTCGTACCCTTGAAGCTGATGTTCCCGGCGGCCGACGTTCCGGTGGTGCAGCTGTCGCTGCGTGAAAATCTGGACCCCGCGGCCCACCTTGCCGCCGGGCGCGCCCTGGCGCCGCTGCGCGAGGAAGGCGTGCTGATCGTCGGCAGCGGCATGAGCTTTCACAATATGCGCGGCTACGGGGATGCCCACTTCACCGCCCCGTCGGAAGCCTTCGATGAGTGGTTGAGCGGGGCCGTGAGCGCCGACCCCGAGGCGCGCCATGCCGCCCTGTGCGACTGGGCCGATGCCCCCCATGCCAGAGAGTGTCACCCGCCAAGCCTGGAGGAACACCTGATCCCGTTGATGGTCGCCGCCGGCGCCGCCGGCACGGACCCCGGCCGCAAGGTGTACTCGGAGCAGGTATTAAAGACCCAGCTGTCCGCCTTCCGCTTCGGCTGA
- the ettA gene encoding energy-dependent translational throttle protein EttA, with product MAQYIYTMNRVGKVVPPKQHILRDISLSFFPGAKIGVLGLNGSGKSTLLRIMAGVDTDIEGEARPQPGTRIGYLPQEPELDESKDVRGNVEEAVAETKALLDRFNEVSALFAEPDADFEALMEEQGKLQDKIDAAGAWELDRKLDQAAEALRLPPWDADVATLSGGERRRVALCKLLLENPDMLLLDEPTNHLDAESVAWLERFLKEFPGTVVAVTHDRYFLDNVAGWILELDRGHGIPWEGNYSSWLEQKDQRLQQEAKQEQARRKTIEKELEWVRSNPKGRQAKSKARLRQFEELQSQDFQQRNETQELYIPPGPRLGDQVIEAEQVRKAFGEKLLFDDLNFQIPPGAIVGIIGPNGAGKTTLFRMLVGEQQPDAGEIKLGQTVQLSYVDQSRQSLDAQKTVFEEITDGLDVVQVGRWEMPSRAYVGRFNFKGSDQQKYIGDLSGGERNRVHLAKLLKSGGNVLLLDEPTNDLDVETLRALEEGLLTFPGCAIVISHDRWFLDRIATHILAFEGDSQVTWFEGNYQDYEADRKRRLGDDALNPHRIKYRRLAD from the coding sequence ATGGCCCAATACATCTACACCATGAACCGGGTCGGCAAGGTCGTGCCGCCCAAGCAGCACATCCTGCGCGACATTTCCCTGTCTTTCTTCCCCGGCGCCAAGATCGGCGTGCTGGGCCTGAACGGCTCGGGCAAGTCCACCCTGCTGCGCATCATGGCCGGGGTGGACACGGACATCGAGGGCGAGGCCCGCCCGCAACCGGGCACCCGGATCGGCTACCTGCCCCAGGAGCCGGAGCTGGACGAGAGCAAGGACGTGCGCGGCAACGTGGAAGAGGCGGTGGCCGAGACCAAGGCGCTGCTGGATCGCTTCAACGAGGTCTCCGCCCTGTTCGCCGAGCCGGACGCGGACTTCGAGGCCCTGATGGAAGAACAGGGCAAGCTGCAGGACAAGATCGACGCCGCCGGCGCCTGGGAACTGGACCGCAAGCTGGACCAGGCCGCCGAAGCCCTGCGCCTGCCCCCCTGGGATGCCGATGTGGCCACCCTCTCCGGCGGTGAGCGCCGCCGCGTGGCGCTGTGCAAGCTGCTGCTGGAAAACCCGGACATGCTGCTGCTGGACGAGCCTACCAACCACCTGGATGCGGAATCCGTGGCCTGGCTGGAGCGCTTCTTGAAGGAATTCCCGGGCACCGTGGTGGCGGTCACCCATGACCGCTACTTCCTGGACAATGTCGCCGGCTGGATCCTGGAGCTGGACCGCGGCCACGGCATCCCCTGGGAGGGCAACTACTCCTCCTGGCTGGAACAAAAGGACCAACGCCTGCAGCAGGAAGCCAAGCAGGAACAGGCCCGGCGCAAGACCATCGAGAAAGAGCTGGAGTGGGTGCGCTCCAACCCCAAGGGCCGCCAGGCCAAGAGCAAGGCGCGCCTGCGCCAGTTCGAGGAACTGCAGAGCCAGGACTTCCAGCAGCGCAACGAGACCCAGGAGCTGTACATTCCGCCGGGCCCGCGGCTGGGTGATCAGGTCATCGAGGCCGAGCAGGTGCGCAAGGCCTTCGGCGAGAAGCTGCTGTTCGACGACCTGAACTTCCAGATCCCCCCCGGCGCCATCGTCGGCATCATCGGTCCCAACGGCGCGGGCAAGACCACCTTGTTCCGCATGCTGGTGGGCGAGCAGCAGCCGGACGCGGGCGAGATCAAGCTCGGCCAGACGGTGCAGCTGTCCTACGTGGACCAGAGCCGGCAGAGCCTGGACGCGCAAAAGACCGTGTTCGAGGAGATCACCGACGGGCTGGACGTGGTGCAGGTGGGCCGCTGGGAGATGCCCAGCCGCGCCTACGTGGGCCGCTTCAACTTCAAGGGCTCGGACCAGCAGAAGTACATCGGCGATCTGTCCGGGGGCGAGCGCAACCGGGTACACCTGGCCAAGCTGCTCAAGAGCGGCGGCAACGTGCTGCTGCTGGACGAACCCACCAACGACCTGGACGTGGAGACCCTGCGCGCCCTGGAGGAAGGCCTGCTGACCTTCCCCGGCTGCGCCATCGTCATCTCCCATGACCGCTGGTTCCTGGACCGCATCGCCACCCACATCCTCGCCTTCGAGGGCGACAGCCAGGTCACCTGGTTCGAGGGTAACTACCAGGACTACGAGGCGGACCGTAAACGCCGTCTGGGCGACGATGCCTTGAACCCGCACCGGATCAAGTACCGCCGCTTGGCGGACTAA
- a CDS encoding CoA-acylating methylmalonate-semialdehyde dehydrogenase, whose product MSTVAKEVSFQAGEQIDHYIGGQRVAGKSGRTAPVYNPASGAQSAQVALASADEARAAIAAADAAFEGWANTTPLTRARVLFRFKALVEQNFDKMAELITREHGKTFSDAKGEVTRGLEVVEFACGIPHLLKGEHSMNVGGGVDSFSLMEPLGVVAGITPFNFPAMVPMWMYPIAIACGNTFVLKPSEKDPSAPLYMAELLKEAGLPDGVFNVLQGDKEAVDVLLEDPRVQAVSFVGSTPIAEYIYATGSANGKRVQALGGAKNHMVVMPDADMDQVVDALMGAAYGSAGERCMAISVAVPVGEETADELIRRLKPRVEALKIGDGMSRPEPEMGPLVTAEHAAKVRAYIDIGEQEGAELVVDGRGFDNDGQGFFLGGTLFDRVTDKMRIHAEEIFGPVLSVVRAGDFDEACRIINAHEFGNGTSIFTRDGDAARQYAKKIQVGMVGINVPIPVPMAFHSFGGWKRSRFGVLNAHGEEGVRFYTQLKTVTQRWPTGIRKGGEFVMPTMK is encoded by the coding sequence ATGAGCACCGTAGCAAAAGAAGTCTCGTTCCAGGCGGGCGAGCAAATCGATCATTACATCGGCGGTCAGCGGGTGGCCGGCAAGAGCGGTCGCACGGCTCCGGTGTACAACCCGGCCAGCGGTGCGCAGAGCGCTCAGGTGGCGCTGGCCAGCGCCGACGAGGCCCGCGCGGCCATTGCCGCCGCCGACGCCGCCTTCGAGGGTTGGGCCAACACCACCCCGCTGACCCGGGCGCGGGTGCTGTTTCGCTTCAAGGCCCTGGTGGAGCAGAACTTCGACAAGATGGCCGAGCTGATCACCCGGGAGCATGGCAAGACCTTCTCCGATGCCAAGGGCGAAGTGACCCGCGGCCTGGAGGTGGTGGAATTCGCCTGTGGCATTCCGCACCTGCTGAAGGGCGAGCATTCCATGAACGTGGGCGGCGGTGTCGATTCCTTCTCCCTGATGGAGCCGCTGGGCGTGGTGGCGGGCATCACCCCGTTCAACTTCCCGGCCATGGTGCCCATGTGGATGTATCCCATCGCCATCGCCTGCGGCAACACCTTCGTGTTGAAGCCCTCGGAGAAGGATCCCAGTGCGCCGCTGTACATGGCTGAGCTGCTGAAGGAGGCCGGTCTGCCCGATGGCGTATTCAATGTGCTCCAGGGCGACAAGGAAGCCGTGGACGTGTTGCTGGAAGACCCGCGGGTGCAGGCGGTGAGCTTCGTCGGTTCCACACCCATCGCCGAGTACATCTATGCCACCGGCTCGGCCAACGGCAAGCGGGTACAGGCCCTGGGCGGCGCCAAGAATCACATGGTGGTGATGCCCGATGCAGACATGGACCAGGTGGTGGATGCGCTGATGGGCGCCGCCTACGGCTCCGCCGGCGAGCGCTGCATGGCCATTTCCGTGGCCGTGCCGGTGGGCGAGGAAACCGCCGATGAGCTGATCCGCCGCCTCAAGCCCCGGGTGGAGGCGCTGAAGATCGGCGACGGCATGAGCCGGCCCGAGCCGGAAATGGGCCCGCTGGTCACCGCCGAGCACGCCGCCAAGGTGCGCGCCTACATCGACATCGGCGAGCAGGAGGGCGCGGAGCTGGTGGTCGACGGCCGCGGCTTCGATAATGACGGCCAGGGCTTTTTCCTCGGCGGCACCCTGTTCGACCGGGTCACCGACAAGATGCGCATCCATGCCGAGGAAATCTTCGGCCCGGTGCTGAGCGTGGTGCGCGCCGGCGACTTCGACGAGGCCTGCCGCATCATCAACGCGCATGAGTTCGGCAACGGCACCTCCATCTTCACCCGGGACGGCGATGCGGCGCGGCAGTACGCCAAGAAGATCCAGGTGGGCATGGTGGGTATCAATGTGCCGATTCCCGTGCCCATGGCCTTCCACAGCTTCGGCGGCTGGAAGCGCTCGCGCTTTGGCGTGCTCAATGCCCATGGCGAGGAAGGCGTGCGCTTCTACACCCAGCTGAAGACCGTCACCCAGCGCTGGCCCACGGGCATCCGCAAGGGCGGCGAGTTCGTCATGCCGACCATGAAGTAA
- a CDS encoding iron-containing alcohol dehydrogenase: MSAMILLPRIMHVGAGASSQVAAVVKQLRVGRPLIVTDGFMLEHGPVRQVQAMLAEAGIESGVFAETVPDPTVACIDQGLRALQAGDHDSLIAVGGGSPMDTAKAIAILGAHGGEMKDYKVPFDVSEPGLPVIAMPTTAGTGSEVTRAAVITDEATDEKMLCMGLGLVPVAALVDFELTMSMPLRLTADTGLDSLTHAIEAYVSKKRNPFTDEVAKSAMRAIAGNIRTACREPDNRAAREAMMLGATQGGMAFSNSSVCLVHGMSRPIGAFFHVPHGLSNAMLLPAVTEFSVPAAEDRYADCARAMGVAGEDDSDPVAVEKLLAELRQLNQDLRVPTPKDYGIDKDRYFSLLPTMAEQALASGSPGNNPRVPSVDEIMALYEQVF, translated from the coding sequence ATGTCCGCGATGATTCTCTTGCCGCGCATCATGCACGTAGGCGCCGGCGCCAGCAGCCAGGTGGCTGCCGTGGTGAAGCAGTTGCGGGTGGGGCGGCCGCTGATCGTCACCGACGGGTTCATGCTGGAGCACGGCCCCGTGCGCCAGGTTCAGGCCATGCTGGCCGAGGCCGGCATCGAGTCGGGCGTATTCGCCGAGACCGTGCCGGACCCGACGGTGGCCTGCATCGATCAGGGGCTGCGGGCGCTGCAGGCCGGCGACCACGACAGCCTCATCGCGGTGGGCGGCGGCAGCCCCATGGACACCGCCAAGGCGATTGCCATCCTCGGCGCCCACGGTGGCGAGATGAAAGATTACAAGGTGCCCTTCGATGTGAGCGAGCCGGGCCTGCCGGTGATCGCCATGCCCACCACGGCGGGCACGGGGTCCGAGGTTACCAGGGCGGCGGTGATCACCGATGAGGCCACCGACGAGAAGATGCTCTGCATGGGGCTCGGGTTGGTGCCGGTGGCCGCGCTGGTGGATTTCGAGCTGACCATGAGCATGCCCCTGCGGCTGACCGCCGATACCGGTCTGGACAGCCTCACCCACGCCATCGAGGCCTACGTCAGCAAGAAACGCAACCCCTTCACCGACGAAGTGGCCAAATCGGCCATGCGGGCCATTGCCGGCAATATCCGCACCGCCTGCCGGGAGCCGGACAACCGCGCCGCTCGCGAGGCGATGATGCTGGGTGCGACCCAGGGCGGCATGGCCTTCTCCAATTCCTCGGTCTGCCTGGTACACGGCATGAGCCGGCCCATCGGCGCCTTCTTCCACGTACCCCATGGCCTGAGCAACGCCATGCTGTTGCCGGCGGTGACAGAATTCTCGGTGCCCGCCGCCGAGGATCGCTACGCCGACTGCGCCCGGGCCATGGGTGTGGCGGGCGAAGATGACAGCGACCCGGTGGCGGTGGAGAAGTTGCTCGCCGAGCTGCGCCAGTTGAACCAGGATCTGCGGGTGCCTACGCCGAAAGACTACGGCATCGACAAGGACCGCTACTTCTCCCTGTTGCCCACCATGGCCGAGCAGGCCCTGGCCTCGGGTTCCCCGGGCAACAACCCGCGGGTGCCCAGCGTGGACGAGATCATGGCGCTTTACGAACAGGTCTTCTGA
- a CDS encoding YqaE/Pmp3 family membrane protein, with product MDVLRILLAIILPPLGVFLQVGIGLHFWLNILLTILGYIPGIIHAVWVILRK from the coding sequence GTGGACGTCTTGCGCATACTGCTGGCTATCATTCTCCCGCCGCTGGGAGTGTTTCTGCAGGTGGGCATCGGCCTGCACTTCTGGCTGAACATCCTGCTCACGATCCTGGGTTATATCCCCGGCATCATCCACGCCGTGTGGGTGATCCTGCGCAAGTAG
- the purU gene encoding formyltetrahydrofolate deformylase, with the protein MSPSHEPRAATLLIHCPDRSGLVGEITGFIARNGGNILDLDQHVDAEKQVFFMRVVWDIEQFDIPAEQIANRFEYELAQPLQMRWQLHFSNEVPRMALFVSRLSHCLYDILSRIQAREWQVEVPLIISNHQDLAHIAERFDIPYYHLPITPENKPEQEAAQLELLARHQVDFVVLARYMQILSPEFIARYPERIINIHHSFLPAFAGARPYHAAHARGVKIIGATSHYVTSELDAGPIIAQDVAHVSHRDAVDDLVRKGRDLEKLVLARAIWHHIKRKVLCYDNRTVVLG; encoded by the coding sequence ATGAGCCCGAGCCACGAACCGCGCGCCGCCACCCTGCTGATCCACTGCCCCGACCGCAGCGGGCTGGTGGGCGAGATCACCGGCTTCATCGCCCGCAACGGTGGCAACATCCTCGATCTGGATCAGCATGTGGATGCCGAAAAACAGGTGTTCTTCATGCGCGTGGTCTGGGACATCGAGCAATTCGACATTCCGGCCGAGCAGATCGCCAACCGCTTCGAATACGAGCTGGCACAGCCGCTGCAGATGCGCTGGCAGCTGCACTTCTCCAACGAGGTGCCGCGCATGGCGCTGTTCGTCTCGCGCCTCTCCCACTGCCTGTACGACATTCTCTCGCGCATCCAGGCGCGGGAGTGGCAGGTGGAGGTGCCGCTGATCATCAGCAATCATCAGGACCTGGCGCACATCGCCGAGCGCTTCGACATCCCCTACTACCACCTGCCCATCACGCCGGAGAACAAGCCCGAGCAGGAAGCCGCCCAGCTCGAGCTGCTGGCGCGCCATCAGGTGGACTTCGTGGTGCTCGCGCGCTACATGCAGATTCTCTCGCCGGAGTTCATCGCCCGGTACCCGGAGCGGATCATCAACATCCACCACTCCTTCCTGCCGGCGTTTGCCGGCGCGCGCCCCTACCACGCCGCCCATGCCCGGGGCGTGAAGATCATCGGCGCGACCAGCCACTACGTCACCAGCGAACTCGACGCCGGCCCCATCATCGCCCAGGACGTCGCCCATGTGAGCCATCGAGACGCCGTGGATGACCTGGTACGCAAGGGGCGGGATCTGGAAAAGCTGGTCCTGGCCCGGGCCATCTGGCACCACATCAAACGCAAGGTGCTCTGCTACGACAACCGCACCGTGGTGCTGGGCTGA
- a CDS encoding LysR family transcriptional regulator has translation MLDRVTGMRVFSRAAAQGSLSAAGRALGMSPAMATKHMDALEARLGVKLLHRTTRRLTLTEAGRDYLEACQRILQDLDEADSAVAAQRTEAVGRLRMNLPLSFGVRFIAPAGGLPHAGLRRTVLPGAPRHAADGGRAGRP, from the coding sequence ATGCTGGATCGTGTGACCGGAATGCGGGTCTTCAGCCGGGCGGCGGCCCAGGGGAGTCTGTCGGCGGCCGGGCGCGCGCTGGGCATGTCGCCGGCCATGGCCACCAAGCACATGGATGCCCTGGAGGCGCGGCTGGGCGTGAAACTGCTGCATCGAACCACCCGACGACTGACGCTGACCGAGGCCGGTCGGGACTATCTGGAGGCCTGCCAGCGCATCCTCCAGGATCTCGACGAGGCGGACTCCGCGGTGGCGGCCCAGCGCACCGAAGCCGTGGGCCGCCTGCGCATGAATCTGCCACTCTCCTTCGGGGTGCGCTTCATCGCGCCGGCTGGGGGATTGCCCCATGCGGGTCTGCGCCGCACCGTCCTACCTGGCGCGCCACGGCACGCCGCGGACGGTGGCCGAGCTGGCCGCCCATGA
- the rimK gene encoding 30S ribosomal protein S6--L-glutamate ligase: MNIVILSRNSKLYSTSRLVEAARERGHEVRVIDPLRCYMNISSHRPEIHYKGEMLEKVDAVIPRIGASITFYGTAVVRQFEMMGTFSLNESVAISRSRDKLRSLQLLSRKGIGLPVTGFGYSPDDNLDLINLVGGAPLVIKLLEGTQGKGVVLAETNKAAESVIDAFRGLRAYFLTQEFIKEAGGSDIRCFVVGEKVVASMMRQAKEGEFRSNVHRGGVARAIKITPEERSTAVRAAKILGLNVAGVDIMRSNHGPVVLEVNSSPGLEGIETSTGKDIAGTIVGFIEKSGRAGKTRTRGRG, translated from the coding sequence CTGAACATTGTCATCCTCTCGCGCAACAGCAAGCTCTACTCCACGAGCCGCCTGGTAGAGGCCGCTCGCGAGCGCGGTCACGAGGTTCGGGTAATCGACCCGCTACGCTGTTACATGAACATCAGCTCCCACCGTCCGGAAATCCACTACAAGGGCGAGATGCTGGAGAAAGTGGATGCGGTGATCCCCCGCATCGGCGCCTCGATTACCTTTTACGGCACTGCCGTGGTCCGCCAGTTCGAGATGATGGGCACCTTCAGCCTGAATGAATCGGTGGCCATCAGCCGCTCCCGGGACAAGCTGCGCTCGCTGCAACTGCTCTCGCGCAAGGGCATCGGCCTGCCGGTGACCGGCTTCGGCTACTCGCCGGACGACAACCTGGACCTGATCAACCTGGTGGGCGGCGCGCCGCTGGTGATCAAGCTGCTGGAAGGCACCCAGGGCAAGGGCGTGGTGCTGGCCGAGACCAACAAGGCGGCCGAGAGCGTCATCGACGCCTTTCGCGGCCTGCGCGCCTACTTCCTCACCCAGGAGTTCATCAAGGAGGCCGGCGGTTCGGATATCCGCTGCTTCGTGGTGGGCGAGAAGGTGGTGGCGTCGATGATGCGCCAGGCCAAGGAAGGGGAGTTCCGCTCCAATGTGCACCGGGGCGGTGTCGCCCGAGCCATCAAGATCACTCCCGAGGAGCGCTCCACCGCGGTGCGCGCGGCCAAGATCCTGGGGCTGAACGTGGCGGGCGTGGACATCATGCGCTCCAACCATGGCCCGGTGGTGCTGGAGGTAAACTCCTCCCCGGGGCTGGAGGGCATAGAGACCTCCACCGGCAAGGACATCGCCGGCACCATCGTCGGCTTCATCGAGAAGAGCGGGCGGGCCGGGAAGACCCGCACCCGCGGTCGGGGCTGA
- a CDS encoding SDR family NAD(P)-dependent oxidoreductase produces the protein MIRSELSGKQARGWGRIPFISSESALNIPAEMVHYGVSKAAPQGVSRGLAKVLAGSGVTVNTILPGPTRTEGAQAMMAKPAEERGVSVEEMEALFLQENRPSTLLGRFASPKEVASLSVYAASPQASATTGAALRVEGGIVESIA, from the coding sequence ATGATACGGAGCGAACTGTCCGGAAAGCAGGCGCGTGGCTGGGGCCGTATCCCGTTCATCTCCAGCGAATCGGCGCTGAACATCCCGGCCGAGATGGTGCACTACGGCGTCAGCAAGGCGGCGCCGCAGGGCGTCTCGCGCGGACTGGCCAAGGTGCTGGCCGGCAGCGGCGTGACCGTGAACACCATCCTGCCCGGCCCCACCCGCACCGAAGGCGCGCAGGCCATGATGGCGAAACCGGCCGAGGAACGCGGCGTTTCGGTGGAGGAAATGGAGGCCCTGTTCCTGCAGGAGAACCGCCCGTCGACACTGCTGGGGCGCTTCGCCAGCCCCAAGGAAGTCGCCAGCCTCAGTGTGTATGCGGCCTCGCCCCAGGCCAGCGCCACCACCGGCGCCGCCCTGCGGGTGGAGGGTGGCATCGTCGAGAGCATCGCGTAG
- a CDS encoding AraC family transcriptional regulator → MQTRTGPSDWPLPPEGVRFLVPTFVRQALAEHPLSRELYPAAIGYYPSAKGHAVARAEHHDDLLLYCAEGEGELCAAGHCHRVRRGDLMLLPRELTHRYSASEADPWTLYWVHFDGPLSPAIWEMLHFDPQRPVLSLGPLTKLVADFEILLEVRQTGYQVPLFVHAANHLRQMLTYLGIVARSARRQASGLDLDEIHALMQENLHGQLDLAQLAARVNLSKYTFSRKYKQLTGRPPIQHFIHLKMERACYLLDVSEKNISQIADVLGYEDLYYFSRLFRKVIGVSPSQYRAMKHG, encoded by the coding sequence ATGCAAACCCGCACCGGCCCCTCGGACTGGCCCCTGCCACCGGAAGGGGTGCGCTTCCTGGTCCCGACCTTCGTCCGCCAGGCCCTGGCCGAGCACCCGCTGAGCCGGGAGCTCTACCCCGCCGCCATCGGCTACTACCCCAGTGCAAAAGGCCACGCGGTGGCGCGGGCCGAGCATCACGACGATCTGCTGCTCTACTGCGCCGAGGGGGAAGGCGAGCTCTGCGCCGCCGGCCACTGCCACCGGGTACGGCGCGGCGACCTCATGCTGCTGCCCCGGGAGCTCACGCACCGCTACAGCGCATCGGAGGCCGATCCCTGGACGCTGTACTGGGTGCATTTCGACGGCCCGCTCAGCCCCGCCATCTGGGAGATGCTGCACTTCGACCCCCAGCGCCCGGTGCTCTCGCTGGGGCCGCTGACCAAGCTGGTGGCGGATTTCGAGATCCTGCTGGAGGTTCGCCAGACGGGTTACCAGGTGCCGCTTTTCGTGCATGCCGCCAATCATCTGCGGCAGATGCTCACCTATCTGGGCATCGTCGCCCGCAGCGCCCGACGCCAGGCCTCGGGGCTGGATCTGGACGAAATCCACGCGCTGATGCAGGAGAACCTGCACGGGCAGCTGGACCTGGCGCAGCTCGCCGCCCGGGTGAACCTTTCCAAGTACACGTTTTCCCGCAAGTACAAGCAGCTCACCGGCCGGCCGCCCATCCAGCACTTCATCCATCTGAAGATGGAACGGGCCTGTTATCTGCTGGATGTGAGCGAGAAGAACATCAGCCAGATCGCCGATGTGCTGGGCTACGAGGATCTTTATTATTTCTCGCGGCTGTTCCGCAAGGTCATCGGGGTGTCGCCCAGCCAGTATCGGGCGATGAAGCATGGCTAA
- a CDS encoding substrate binding domain-containing protein: MRVCAAPSYLARHGTPRTVAELAAHDCLSYTLSPLQGRGSWFFGRQGEVQVPVRGSLKANNGDALLAAALGGQGLIYQPTFIVNEALASGALVALDLDQPPIDLGGLHVLFPADPRPPAKLRAMIDYLAEAFSPDRGCGSSRPARSSR; this comes from the coding sequence ATGCGGGTCTGCGCCGCACCGTCCTACCTGGCGCGCCACGGCACGCCGCGGACGGTGGCCGAGCTGGCCGCCCATGACTGCCTGAGCTACACGCTCTCGCCCCTGCAGGGGCGGGGGAGCTGGTTCTTCGGTCGCCAGGGCGAGGTGCAGGTTCCGGTGCGGGGGAGCCTGAAGGCCAACAACGGTGATGCGCTGCTGGCGGCGGCGCTGGGCGGGCAGGGGCTGATCTATCAGCCCACCTTCATCGTCAACGAGGCCTTGGCCAGTGGAGCCCTGGTGGCCCTGGACCTGGACCAGCCCCCGATCGATCTCGGGGGGCTGCATGTGCTGTTTCCGGCGGACCCGCGTCCGCCGGCGAAACTGCGGGCGATGATCGATTACCTGGCCGAGGCCTTCAGCCCCGACCGCGGGTGCGGGTCTTCCCGGCCCGCCCGCTCTTCTCGATGA